The genomic segment AATGTAATAAATCCAATTTGTTTCAATTTTTGAAGTTCTAAAGATGGAGTTCCTCTGATTGATAAGAATGTTATCATCTGTATCAATCATTGCTGCCTTAATACCGGTTGAAATAATTGGACGAGTTAAAGCAAAAACCAAATCATTTCTGAATACTTGAAAATCGGATAATTTTTCATAATTTTTTTTACTTGTAAATGAAGAATCAGTCCAATCTAATCTCATATGTTGAATATTTGAAATCTTAAGAATTCTAACACCTGACTCAGCAAAATCTATACTTTTAAAAGAATAGCCATTTATAAATTGTCCTCCATATTTGAGCCTTAAAACGTCCCAATGCTCCGGTATCTCCCCCAGCCACTCAATCCCGCTGTCTTTCATTTTTACATCAGGGTTGATGCCTTTGGTAACTGCCTGGTTGATAATGGCGGTTTTTTCTTCCTCATACAATTCCAGCAGCCGTTGTTTTCGGGCAATTAATTCATCAATTTCAGCGGTTTTGCGGTCGAGGTAGGCGGCGATTTTGGTTTGTTCTTTGATCGGTGGAATAATTGCTGGAAGATTCTCAATAATTCCCATACCAATATTTTGCTGTGTACCAAAATTCCAGCCAAGCTCAATTGATTGGAAAAAATTTTTAGATTTTAAAAAGTGAAACATAAATCTTGTTATCACTTTTTTAGGATTTGATCGAATTACAGCAAGAGGAGACCATATATTAAATTCTTCATCTGTTTCAACAATTGCAATATTTCCTGTTGTTGCACCAGATTTTACTAAGAAAAGATCACCTTTAACTGGCTTGTATTTCTTTGAATAACGTTGATGATTTTCTATTGATATGAAACCTCTTTTTTTAGAAAAATCAATTCGATCATTTTTTATTGCCTCAGCAGAAATAAATGGAATACCATCTAATAATATTTCAGGCGTTTCGTGAGGTCCATCTGTTACAGGAGTACTTACAATCCTTTTTATTGGTAAAACTTCCCAATGCTCAGGAATCTCCCCAATCCACTCAACCCAGCTGTCCTTATATTCAGGATAAGGCTTTAATGAATTAATAATTGATAATTGAGAGTTGATAGTTTTTTTATTCTTGCTCATTTTTCACCCCTTTTTTCCATTCCATTTTCAAGGTGAACCTCAACCTTTGTTTTACCGTCTTGCTGCCGGGCTGCATTGCGCTCTGTATAGCGATACCGGACTGCCTGAATATAGGCACTGGGCAAAAAAGACTCAGGAGCCTCACTTGCCATTAATATCCCGCTGACCGTAGGATAAATTTTATTATCTTCATCCCTGGTAATCAATTTCAACTTTTCCAGGAATTCCTGATCGTCTGCCGGAGAGATAAGCGTTTTAAACCGTTTCCACAATTTGGGTTCCAGGTCATTGAGAGTTGCGTTTGGGACTTTTTGTTCATCAAACATAAAAACCTCTTATTTAATTGATA from the Desulfonema limicola genome contains:
- a CDS encoding restriction endonuclease subunit S, with product MSKNKKTINSQLSIINSLKPYPEYKDSWVEWIGEIPEHWEVLPIKRIVSTPVTDGPHETPEILLDGIPFISAEAIKNDRIDFSKKRGFISIENHQRYSKKYKPVKGDLFLVKSGATTGNIAIVETDEEFNIWSPLAVIRSNPKKVITRFMFHFLKSKNFFQSIELGWNFGTQQNIGMGIIENLPAIIPPIKEQTKIAAYLDRKTAEIDELIARKQRLLELYEEEKTAIINQAVTKGINPDVKMKDSGIEWLGEIPEHWDVLRLKYGGQFINGYSFKSIDFAESGVRILKISNIQHMRLDWTDSSFTSKKNYEKLSDFQVFRNDLVFALTRPIISTGIKAAMIDTDDNILINQRNSIFRTSKIETNWIYYILLCKQFLNKFYSLIDKTGQQPNISSNDIGNIAVPIPNKKEQKDIVTHLQKETTRINTKAQKTKKLIELLKEYRTALISEVVTGKLIIDN